One segment of Lytechinus pictus isolate F3 Inbred chromosome 13, Lp3.0, whole genome shotgun sequence DNA contains the following:
- the LOC135156319 gene encoding angiotensin-converting enzyme 2-like gives MAARKISNVESIPTFGLLLLCLLHLTSGNIQDVQEYLPPSLETARQFLQDYNNAYPRVKETSASASWNYQRNMTAENLKISTQETLKASAFEKRSAKYVRVFDSVVDTFPSDIRRELKFVRNIGVSALNNDTVAEFYKVQGQMQRNYASARVCRPNNLSDCLRFDPGLKDIMADSTDWDERLWAWKGFRDEVGLPNKPLFARYVDLANEGSRANGNEIIIQINNIKQTKEIRLKYISRIFTIQASKSMQSKCESLTY, from the exons ATGGCAGCTCGAAAGATCTCAAATGTTGAGAGTATCCCAACATTTGGTTTACTTCTTCTTTGCCTACTTCATCTGACTAGTGGAAATATCCAGGATGTCCAAGAGTATCTCCCTCCATCGTTAGAGACAGCAAGGCAATTTCTTCAGGATTACAACAATGCATATCCTCGAGTGAAAGAAACATCCGCCTCAGCCAGCTGGAACTATCAGAGGAATATGACTGCGGAAAACCTGAAAATTAGC ACACAAGAGACCCTCAAGGCGAGCGCATTCGAAAAGAGATCTGCTAAATATGTCCGAGTATTTGACAGTGTGGTTGATACCTTCCCATCTGATATTAGACGTGAGCTCAAATTCGTACGGAACATCGGGGTGTCTGcattaaataatgatacagTTGCAGAG TTTTACAAGGTACAAGGTCAAATGCAAAGGAACTATGCTTCCGCCAGGGTTTGCCGTCCAAACAACTTGTCTGATTGCCTTCGATTTGACCCGG GTCTTAAAGATATCATGGCTGACTCGACAGATTGGGATGAGAGACTCTGGGCATGGAAAGGTTTCAGGGATGAGGTAGGATTACCGAACAAACCTCTCTTCGCTCGATATGTGGATCTAGCCAACGAGGGTTCCCGGGCTAACGGTAACGAAATAATCATACAGataaacaatattaaacaaacaaaagaaataaggCTAAAATACATCTCCCGAATATTTACGATACAAGCCAGTAAATCAATGCAGTCCAAATGCGAAAGTTTGACATATTAA